The DNA region CGTCTACGACTCTCCAGAAGAGGCCGCCCGGACATGGGCGGCGATGCACAACCCCCGTATGGAGGATCTCTCTCCGGTCAGGGACTACTTTGGCAGGGTGCTTTACAGAGACGAGGCCGGGAAGTATGTCGAGACGACGCGACGTCCCACAGCGGCGATCTGGTGGGAGAAGTAATACCGGTAAGGGGAGATCTCTTCAATCCCGGATGATCTGGTTGATGATCGCTTCAGAGATGTCAGCGGAGTACTCCCCAGCCCGCCGGATGCTCTCAGCGATGTAGCCGATCGAGAGGGCAACCTCGCCGGTTTTTTCGTGCGCAAGAGCACTTATACCATCAGTCATCCTGGCAAGATCCCCAACCATGTCGATGGTGCGATTGGCATCGACTATATCGGATGAGAAGAGAGACCGCATACTTGAATCCAGTATGGACATTGCGGCATCCGTCGCGGCCAGCATCCCGGCGGCAACCTCATCGTCAACCTCGTTTCTGATCAGGACGGGAAGATGGGATGCAATCCGAACACCGTGGTCGCCGATCCGCTCCAGGCTTCGACTGACAGTATAATAACTTGATGCACCTTCAACGGTCACATGGAGTTTTTCGGGGAGTGTCGCGTCCCTGAACATGAGGTGATACTGGCGCGAGACCAGCCACTGGAGTTTGTCTACCTCAACATCCCGGTTGATGATATCCTCTGCCAGCCCCGGGTCCCTCGCCTCGAGTGCGGTCATGGCGTCGTTATACATCGTCCCGATTATAACGAACATCCGTCTGATGCTGTTCTCAAACGGCATCTCCGCCGGGTTCAGGATGTCCCGGATGAGGATGAATGAATCGGTCTCCTCGACGATCTGCTGGCCGATGGTCATTGAACTGAAGTCACGGACGGCTTTGCGGATGGCGGGGGAGAGCCTGGTGGACGCGGATATGCGGATGGCCGTATACCCGGCGATGTAGGAGCCCACAAGACACCGGAAGAGAAAGACGGGGTCCTTGATGGAGTCGACCTGAAACTCCTTCTCCCACGATTTTTTATCCTCCGATGAGCGGGGGAGGATGAGAAGGCTTCCGTCGGCCTGGACCTTAACAGGAAGGGGCTCGTTCTTCTTGATGTTCATAGATTGAACCCATTCCTTGGGGAGGGAGATGACGTATGAAGACCCGCCCGTCCTCTGGACCTTCCGAAACTCCATAAGAGACGTGTTTCTATAGAAGTAGAAATAGTTTACTGTTATCACAATATTGAATATACCAGTATTTACCGTATAGACGTTACCATATTTAATGTCGAAAATCACTATATTGTTTTACCATCCACGTATTGTCATGACAGGAAAACGTCTGTCGGGTGTGACGGCGGTTGCTCTCGCCGGCATACTTATGGTAGTTCTGATGGCAGCCGGGTGTCTCGGCAGCCAGCCGTCCGGGTCACCGGCATCACCGTCGCAGCAGATCACGGTAACCGGATCGACAACGGTGCTCCCCATCGCCGAGAAAGCAAGGGAAGCCTTCGAAGACCTGTATCCCTCCACCCGTGTCCTGGTAAGCGGCGGCGGTTCAAGCGTCGGTGTCAGGGCCGTAGGTGAAGGGACCGCGGATATAGGGATGTCCTCGCGTGACCTGAAACCCGAGGAGACCGGGATGTATCCAGGACTCGTGACGCACCACATCGCCGACGATGCTGTAATTCTCATCGTCCACCCTGATAACAGCATCGAGAGTCTCACCCTGGATCAGGTGCGCGGTATATACAACGGCACCTACACGAACTGGAACCAGGTGGGCGGACCAGACCTGGATATAGTCGTTGTTGGCAGGGACAGTGCATCGGGGACCCGTGAGTTCTTTGCTGAGTACGTGATGAATAAAGAGGACTTCACCAAAAATCAGGAGGAGTTCAACTCAAACGGCGGCATCCAGCAGAAGGTCTCCCAAACCCCGGGCGCGATCGGCTACGTGGGTCTTGGCTACACCGACGGCGTGAAATCACTCAAGATTGAGGTCGACGGAACCCCCATCGAGCCCACGCTTG from Methanoculleus receptaculi includes:
- a CDS encoding PhoU domain-containing protein, producing MEFRKVQRTGGSSYVISLPKEWVQSMNIKKNEPLPVKVQADGSLLILPRSSEDKKSWEKEFQVDSIKDPVFLFRCLVGSYIAGYTAIRISASTRLSPAIRKAVRDFSSMTIGQQIVEETDSFILIRDILNPAEMPFENSIRRMFVIIGTMYNDAMTALEARDPGLAEDIINRDVEVDKLQWLVSRQYHLMFRDATLPEKLHVTVEGASSYYTVSRSLERIGDHGVRIASHLPVLIRNEVDDEVAAGMLAATDAAMSILDSSMRSLFSSDIVDANRTIDMVGDLARMTDGISALAHEKTGEVALSIGYIAESIRRAGEYSADISEAIINQIIRD
- a CDS encoding phosphate ABC transporter substrate-binding protein; its protein translation is MTGKRLSGVTAVALAGILMVVLMAAGCLGSQPSGSPASPSQQITVTGSTTVLPIAEKAREAFEDLYPSTRVLVSGGGSSVGVRAVGEGTADIGMSSRDLKPEETGMYPGLVTHHIADDAVILIVHPDNSIESLTLDQVRGIYNGTYTNWNQVGGPDLDIVVVGRDSASGTREFFAEYVMNKEDFTKNQEEFNSNGGIQQKVSQTPGAIGYVGLGYTDGVKSLKIEVDGTPIEPTLENITSKKYPITRPLFMLTNGEPGGAVKEFLDFIMSEEGQQIVESADYIPVQG